A window from Apostichopus japonicus isolate 1M-3 chromosome 2, ASM3797524v1, whole genome shotgun sequence encodes these proteins:
- the LOC139982686 gene encoding uncharacterized protein isoform X2 has translation MEHQYGIVVSNRFLIGCDDIGDPEDFINETQKEKVKPATQVKAKKQDSQPKKQEPDSKSRKEDVKDSKTDSRRGGRGRGNNADNRPPRKPRDGNRRQEYTESVENQENQAPSELQNDRNDRPPRSSRPPRDRDGDRAPRTFGDRYGERPRDGDTGDRPQRGRGGRGRGGGRGRGGGRDFRGKREFDRHSGNDKSSFKPQDKREGGGTHNWGNFKDDVKEADSTNAVETFTTEEWDAGEAKEVKAVPDKKEEGGEETATKEEEKVEEEGEKEPEVQEMTLDEYKALQATSRRKQDFNLRRPGEGEDNAQWKKTYVLKKTAAQMDEEDREDEHGLREKPKSKDQLDIKFNFYDQPSRGGRGGRRGIGGRGGPGGRGRGRGSGGGGGGGGGGGGRGGGGGRSRADEAHLSLGDDKEFPSLGN, from the exons ATGGAGCATCAATACGGAATTGTAGTTTCTAATCGTTTCCTTATTGGTTGCGACGATATTGGAGATCCAGAGGATTTTATAAATGAAACCCAAAAGGAGAAGGTGAAACCTGCAACCCAGGTGAAGGCCAAGAAACAGGACTCGCAACCCAAAAAACAAGAGCCTGACTCAAAATCCAGAAAGGAAG ATGTCAAGGATTCCAAAACAGATTCCAGAAGAGGGGGAAGAGGCAGAGGAAATAATGCAGACAACCGGCCTCCAAGGAAACCCAGAGATGGTAACAGAAGACAAGAGTACACTGAAAGTGTAGAAAATCAGGAAAACCAAGCTCCATCTGAGCTCCAAAATGACAGGAATGACAGGCCGCCACGTAGCAGCAGGCCACCGAGGGACAGGGATGGAGACCGAGCCCCGAGGACATTCGGTGACCGGTACGGTGAAAGACCCCGTGATGGTGACACTGGAGACAGACCCCAGAGAGGAAGAGGCGGTAGAGGACGTGGTGGTGGCCGGGGACGTGGTGGAGGACGAGACTTCAGAGGGAAGCGAGAATTTGACAGGCACAGTGGGAATGACAAAAG CTCATTCAAGCCCCAAGACAAGCGAGAGGGTGGAGGAACTCACAACTGGGGCAACTTCAAGGATGATGTAAA GGAAGCAGATAGCACCAATGCAGTTGAAACATTTACCACAGAGGAGTGGGATGCAGGAGAAGCCAAGGAGGTGAAGGCTGTTCC GGACAAGAAGGAGGAAGGAGGAGAGGAGACTGCGACGAAAGAGGAAGAGAAAGTCGAAGAGGAAGGTGAGAAGGAGCCAGAGGTACAAGAGATGACCCTGGACGAATACAAGGCCCTCCAGGCCACCTCCAGACGCAAACAGGACTTCAACTTGAGGCGACCAGGCGAAGGAGAGGACAACGCCCAATGGAAGAAGACCTACGTTCTGAAGAAGACGGCTGCACAGATGGATGAAGAAGACAGAGAGGAT GAGCATGGTCTTCGTGAGAAACCTAAATCCAAGGACCAGTTAGACATCAAGTTTAACTTTTACGACCAGCCATCACGCGGAGGTAGAGGAGGCCGGCGTGGCATAGGCGGCCGTGGAGGTCCAGGTGGGAGAGGCAGAGGACGTGGTAGTGGTGGTGGaggaggtggtggaggaggaggagggggccGAGGAGGTGGTGGCGGGCGTTCCAGAGCAGATGAAGCCCACCTGTCTTTAGGCGATGACAAAGAATTTCCGTCTCTAGGGAATTAG
- the LOC139982699 gene encoding translation initiation factor eIF2B subunit beta-like → MPLTALPSDLAERLDQFIRSLKKGELKGSYDVAHQTLLFLRRLISQSRWSTAKDLRERIRLEGKKLISTQPSESAIGNMVRRVLKIIWEEYVSIISGQGVDSGDTQESLQKMLRADVHVDDFSKPCPNLKGRVIESINELLSELEGSADSIATQALEHIHSSEVIMTMGKSRTVEAFLLNAGKSRKFQVIVVESAPSYQGQELAVNLAKKGNIETTVITDSAIFAIMARVNKVIIGTHTVMANGGLKAVCGSHALALAAKHYSVPLIVCAPLFKLSPQFLCSEDQEAFNKFESPQNVVDFYESDIHAKVHIHNPVFDYVPPELVTLYISNIGGNAPSYVYRLLRELYHPDDYEI, encoded by the exons ATGCCGTTAACTGCTCTTCCATCGGACCTGGCTGAAAGGTTGGACCAGTTCATTAGAAGCCTAAAGAAAGG CGAATTGAAAGGCTCCTACGATGTGGCTCATCAAACTCTACTCTTCCTGAGACGTTTAATATCTCAGAGCAGATGGTCCACGGCAAAGGATCTCAGAGAAAGAATCAGACTAGAAGGGAAGAAGCTAATAAGCACCCAGCCATCAGAGTCTGCGATAGGCAACATGGTACGGAGAGTCCTCAAGATAATTTGGGAGGAGTATGTCTC CATCATAAGTGGGCAAGGTGTTGATTCTGGTGACACACAGGAATCACTTCAG AAAATGCTTCGCGCTGATGTCCACGTGGATGACTTTAGTAAACCATGTCCCAACTTAAAG GGCAGAGTTATTGAGAGTATAAACGAACTGCTATCAGAATTAGAGGGCAGCGCAGATAGTATAGCAACCCAAGCATTAGAACACATACATTCAAGTGAAGTCATTATGACCATGGGCAAGTCAAGAACTGTTGAAGCCTTCTTATTG AATGCTGGGAAATCTAGAAAGTTCCAGGTGATTGTAGTCGAATCAGCCCCATCATATCAG GGTCAAGAGTTAGCTGTCAACTTagcaaagaaaggaaacataGAAACAACTGTGATTACAGATTCAGCAATATTTGCCATCATGGCTAGAGTAAACAAGGTCATTATAGGCACCCATACAGTCATGGCAAATGGAGG TTTAAAGGCTGTATGTGGAAGTCACGCGCTGGCTCTAGCTGCTAAGCATTACTCTGTACCG CTGATTGTGTGCGCGCCGTTATTCAAGTTATCGCCTCAGTTTCTCTGTTCCGAGGATCAG GAGGCATTCAACAAGTTTGAGTCCCCACAGAATGTCGTCGATTTCTATGAGAGCGACATCCATGCTAAGGTTCACATCCATAATCCTGTGTTTGATTACGTTCCGCCCGAACTTGTTACACTTTACATTTCAAACAT AGGTGGCAATGCCCCATCTTACGTGTATAGGTTGCTACGGGAACTCTACCATCCTGATGACTATGAAATATGA
- the LOC139982686 gene encoding uncharacterized protein isoform X1, with product MEHQYGIVVSNRFLIGCDDIGDPEDFINETQKEKVKPATQVKAKKQDSQPKKQEPDSKSRKEDVKDSKTDSRRGGRGRGNNADNRPPRKPRDGNRRQEYTESVENQENQAPSELQNDRNDRPPRSSRPPRDRDGDRAPRTFGDRYGERPRDGDTGDRPQRGRGGRGRGGGRGRGGGRDFRGKREFDRHSGNDKSSSFKPQDKREGGGTHNWGNFKDDVKEADSTNAVETFTTEEWDAGEAKEVKAVPDKKEEGGEETATKEEEKVEEEGEKEPEVQEMTLDEYKALQATSRRKQDFNLRRPGEGEDNAQWKKTYVLKKTAAQMDEEDREDEHGLREKPKSKDQLDIKFNFYDQPSRGGRGGRRGIGGRGGPGGRGRGRGSGGGGGGGGGGGGRGGGGGRSRADEAHLSLGDDKEFPSLGN from the exons ATGGAGCATCAATACGGAATTGTAGTTTCTAATCGTTTCCTTATTGGTTGCGACGATATTGGAGATCCAGAGGATTTTATAAATGAAACCCAAAAGGAGAAGGTGAAACCTGCAACCCAGGTGAAGGCCAAGAAACAGGACTCGCAACCCAAAAAACAAGAGCCTGACTCAAAATCCAGAAAGGAAG ATGTCAAGGATTCCAAAACAGATTCCAGAAGAGGGGGAAGAGGCAGAGGAAATAATGCAGACAACCGGCCTCCAAGGAAACCCAGAGATGGTAACAGAAGACAAGAGTACACTGAAAGTGTAGAAAATCAGGAAAACCAAGCTCCATCTGAGCTCCAAAATGACAGGAATGACAGGCCGCCACGTAGCAGCAGGCCACCGAGGGACAGGGATGGAGACCGAGCCCCGAGGACATTCGGTGACCGGTACGGTGAAAGACCCCGTGATGGTGACACTGGAGACAGACCCCAGAGAGGAAGAGGCGGTAGAGGACGTGGTGGTGGCCGGGGACGTGGTGGAGGACGAGACTTCAGAGGGAAGCGAGAATTTGACAGGCACAGTGGGAATGACAAAAG CAGCTCATTCAAGCCCCAAGACAAGCGAGAGGGTGGAGGAACTCACAACTGGGGCAACTTCAAGGATGATGTAAA GGAAGCAGATAGCACCAATGCAGTTGAAACATTTACCACAGAGGAGTGGGATGCAGGAGAAGCCAAGGAGGTGAAGGCTGTTCC GGACAAGAAGGAGGAAGGAGGAGAGGAGACTGCGACGAAAGAGGAAGAGAAAGTCGAAGAGGAAGGTGAGAAGGAGCCAGAGGTACAAGAGATGACCCTGGACGAATACAAGGCCCTCCAGGCCACCTCCAGACGCAAACAGGACTTCAACTTGAGGCGACCAGGCGAAGGAGAGGACAACGCCCAATGGAAGAAGACCTACGTTCTGAAGAAGACGGCTGCACAGATGGATGAAGAAGACAGAGAGGAT GAGCATGGTCTTCGTGAGAAACCTAAATCCAAGGACCAGTTAGACATCAAGTTTAACTTTTACGACCAGCCATCACGCGGAGGTAGAGGAGGCCGGCGTGGCATAGGCGGCCGTGGAGGTCCAGGTGGGAGAGGCAGAGGACGTGGTAGTGGTGGTGGaggaggtggtggaggaggaggagggggccGAGGAGGTGGTGGCGGGCGTTCCAGAGCAGATGAAGCCCACCTGTCTTTAGGCGATGACAAAGAATTTCCGTCTCTAGGGAATTAG